The window ATTGGCGCTGGGTCCTATCGCTGAACATTTGAGCCTGGGCTTCTAAGGGGAATCAATGATGAATATGCCCGCAACTAAAGCCGCCACCGTCAAGGCGCCGGAACAACCGAAAACCGCGATCTCGGCCCTCTGGCGTCCGGCGCTGGTGCAAGCCTTCGTCAAGCTCGACCCTCGGCAACTGCAACGCGCGCCGGTGATGCTGGTGGTCGAACTGACCGCGATCCTGACCACCGTGCTGTGCTTCATTCCCGACAGCGCCGTGCCGACTTTTGTCGCCGCACAAATCGCCTTGTGGCTGTGGTTCACCGTGCTGTTCGCCAACTTTGCCGAAGCACTGGCCGAAGGTCGCGGCAAGGCCCGCGCCGACAGCCTCAAGGCCGGCAGCGAGGGTCTGAGTGCGCGACGCAAAACCAGCAACGGCGCCTTTCAAGTCGTGCCGGCGACCAGCCTGCGCAAGGGCGATGTGGTCCGCGTTGAAGCGGGGGAAATGATCCCCGGTGACGGCGAGGTGATCGAAGGTATCGCCGCGGTCAACGAAGCGGCGATTACCGGTGAATCGGCGCCGGTGATTCGCGAGTCCGGCGGCGACCGTTCGGCCGTTACCGGCAACACTCGACTGGTGTCCGACTGGCTGTTGGTGCGCATCACCGCCAACCCGGGCGAGTCGACACTGGACCGCATGATCGCCCTGGTCGAAGGCGCCAAACGCCAGAAAACCCCGAACGAAGTGGCGCTCGACATCCTGCTGATCGGCCTGACGCTGATCTTCCTGCTGGTGGTCGTCACCCTGCAACCGTTCGCCCACTTTGCCAACGGCAGCCTGCCGCTGGTGTTCCTGGTGGCGTTATTGGTCACGTTGATTCCGACCACCATTGGCGGCCTGTTGTCGGCCATCGGGATCGCCGGGATGGACCGTCTGGTGCGCCTGAATGTGATCGCCAAATCCGGTCGTGCGGTTGAAGCGGCGGGGGACGTACACGTCCTGCTGCTGGACAAGACCGGCACCATTACCTTCGGTAACCGTCGTTGCACAGCGGTGTACGCCGCGCCGGGTGTCACTGCCAAGGAACTGGCCGAGGGCGCGTTGTTTGCCTCCTTGGCCGATGACACGGCTGAAGGCAAATCCATCGTCGAGTACCTGCGCGGTCTTCACCCGCAACCTGAGCCGGCTCCCGAGGTGCTGACTGCCGTGCCGTTCAGCGCTGAAACCCGCTTGTCTGGCGTTGACTATCAGGGCCGGGTCTATCGCAAAGGCGCGGTGGATTCGCTGCTGGCCTTCGTTGGTCTGAAACGCGCCGATCTGGCCGCGCCGCTGTCCCGGGAAATCGACAAGATCGCTCAGAGCGGCGGCACCCCGTTGCTGGTTTGCGCCGACGGTAAATTGCTCGGTGTCATCCACCTCAAGGACGTGGTCAAGCCCGGCATTCGCGAGCGTTTCGCCGAACTGCGCAAACTGGGCATCCGCACCGTCATGGTGACCGGCGACAACCCGCTGACCGCAGCAGCGATTGCGGCCGAAGCGGGCGTCGATGATGTGCTGGCTGAAGCCACGCCGGAGAAAAAACTGGCGCGCATTCGCCACGAGCAGAACGACGGTCGCCTGGTCGCCATGTGCGGCGACGGCGCCAACGACGCCCCGGCCCTGGCCCAGGCGGACGTGGGCATGGCGATGAACGACGGCACGCAAGCCGCGCGCGAGGCGGCGAACATGGTCGACCTCGACAGCGATCCGACCAAGCTGCTGGACGTGGTGCAGATCGGCAAGGAATTGCTGGTGACCCGCGGTGCGCTGACGACGTTTTCCATCGCCAACGACGTGGCCAAATACTTCGCGATCTTGCCGGCGCTGTTCGCCTCGATCTACCCGCAACTGGGCGTGCTGAACGTCATGCACCTGAACAGTCCGCAGAGCGCGATTCTCTCGGCGATCGTGTTCAACGCCTTGATCATCGTGGTGCTGATTCCA of the Pseudomonas frederiksbergensis genome contains:
- the kdpB gene encoding potassium-transporting ATPase subunit KdpB, which gives rise to MNMPATKAATVKAPEQPKTAISALWRPALVQAFVKLDPRQLQRAPVMLVVELTAILTTVLCFIPDSAVPTFVAAQIALWLWFTVLFANFAEALAEGRGKARADSLKAGSEGLSARRKTSNGAFQVVPATSLRKGDVVRVEAGEMIPGDGEVIEGIAAVNEAAITGESAPVIRESGGDRSAVTGNTRLVSDWLLVRITANPGESTLDRMIALVEGAKRQKTPNEVALDILLIGLTLIFLLVVVTLQPFAHFANGSLPLVFLVALLVTLIPTTIGGLLSAIGIAGMDRLVRLNVIAKSGRAVEAAGDVHVLLLDKTGTITFGNRRCTAVYAAPGVTAKELAEGALFASLADDTAEGKSIVEYLRGLHPQPEPAPEVLTAVPFSAETRLSGVDYQGRVYRKGAVDSLLAFVGLKRADLAAPLSREIDKIAQSGGTPLLVCADGKLLGVIHLKDVVKPGIRERFAELRKLGIRTVMVTGDNPLTAAAIAAEAGVDDVLAEATPEKKLARIRHEQNDGRLVAMCGDGANDAPALAQADVGMAMNDGTQAAREAANMVDLDSDPTKLLDVVQIGKELLVTRGALTTFSIANDVAKYFAILPALFASIYPQLGVLNVMHLNSPQSAILSAIVFNALIIVVLIPLALRGVRVQAASAAALLRRNLLIYGLGGIVVPFVGIKAIDMLLTALHLV